The stretch of DNA GGCTTCTGCAAAACCGAAAGGCCGGGCTCGTCCGGGATTTGAACCCGGGACCTCTCGCACCCGAAGCGAGAATCATACCCCTAGACCAACGAGCCGACGCACAAAACTAACCGCGGACGACTTTAGAGGTCGTCCCAGGCTTTCTGCGGTCCTAGGGCTGTGAATCACGGTGGCCTGATCTTGGTGCGCACCCAGGGACCACCAGCCCCGATGCAGAACACATTGGAGCAGGGGTCTGGGATTCTCTCTCTGCTCTTGACCGCGAGCTTCGACTCCTCCCAGGAAATAACGtcggggaagtgggagggagtggTCTCAGCCTCTCCCACGAGCAGCCTTCCAGGACTGCCTCGAGCACCAGTGTAACCTGCTTCCTAGGATCACTGTCCAGGTGCCACTCCGTAATCCGGGGTCTCCACTCTTCCTGCTTCTCCCGGTCGTCCTTGGACTCAGCGCTCTGCGCAGAGTTTTGAAGACTAGCGGTAGAATTGCCTGTTTGGGGACAATTAATGAGTCCTGAAATCTCCCTGGGAACACCAGTCCCTCTTTCGGTCCCTGCGTCTGGAGCGACCGACACTGCGAGAGCCCACAGTCTCCCCACACCGCAGGGTAGTGTCCAGGCGAGGGAATAATTCCTGGGGCCAAGAAGACCCACGAAGGGGCGTCATTGAGATGAACGGCTGGCGAGGTCGGGTTGGGGGATCGGCTTTCCAAACTGCGAGTTTCTAAGGTTTTAATACACTTCGTCTGCTCTCACTTGGGGGCCGCCAAGAGTCCATCCAGGCAGGACCTGGTGGGGTCAGTTGCTCGCCAGCTTAGTTCCTGCTCCTAAGTGTCTTCCCAGAAGGGTTCTGATCTGCCCCTGAACTCGACCCCCTCGTAGCATCTCTGGACTGAACCATCTTGCTTTACAGCCCAGTCTTATGGTTTGTGAAGCCAGCCCCTTCTTAAAGCCCTACTCACAGATACTTCGTTGGAAGGCGGGGAGGTCGGGgacggggggcgggggaggggagggacttCGGAGAAGGGTTCAGCTCTTTGCTTGTTCTTTCTCAGGCGTCCCTGGCTGGACAGTGGGGTAGGGCAGCAGAGAACACCCCATCCTTTCCTGTCAGCCTCCCAGGCCTTCCAGATGGGTGAGGAGTGCTGCAAGGCATCACGCTCCCTCTAGccttttccattttctgtctCCCCAGTCCTGGGCACCAGCCTTCTCCAAGTCTCTAGTCATCTCTTTCTTATCTACTGTCAGGCACTTAATCGGCACAGAGGCCAAAACCTAAAGCCCTTATATAACACGATGAAGGCTTCCTTTTCTAGAAAAATCCATACCGTATCTATGGACCTCACTTTTAGAATCGAAGAACTAAGGTGTAAACAACTGATGTCATTTCAACTTTGGtgcaaatattttacattttaacaggAGTCAAAACTTTACAAGGAAACACTGAATTCTAAGGTATAACTGGGCCCTCACCTCATGGGTGGTTTGAAAGAGAAAGGGTGGGAAAGGGTGAAAAGATATTCTTGGTGAATTTGAGAAGACAACATCATGACCTTCTCCCTTTTCCTCGGACTCCACTTCCGATCAGTTACTGAGTCCTAGTGTGTTTTTTATACTAAACATGTCTCGAATTCATCCCCTCCTCTCCATCTCTCCTATAGCTGCATTGGTGCAAGTCTTTGACACTTCTATAACCGAACCCTGtcctcctgaaagtcccttgctccccaccccccacccccatactATCTGATCCCTTGTGTTATTCTTCTATGTAGCATTTACCTAGCATATcacatcatttaattttaaaaacattattgttgtgtttatttttctctgctgTATTCCCAGGACATTGAACAAAGGTGTTAGAGAACAAAGGTGTTTAATAGAACACAGGCAAATTTCCACATGGTCTTTTTAAGAGTCTAAGACTCACCTCCAGAAAGCCTCCCCTGATCAAAAGCCTCCCCTGATCAATCTCCACAATCAGGCTCGATGAGGTGCCACTTCTTTTTTCCACCTTATCCCAGTGCCCAGTCACTGCCCCTGGGGCACTGTGCTGTGACCTCGTCCTCCTTCCTATGAGGAAAGAGGTTTGCCTTATTCATCTGGTCATGCACAGTGTGCAGTTCAGTGCTTGGCACAAATCTAGTCCTGGTGGTGCTGCTCCACTTACTTGACCTGTCATCTCGATATAGCAAGTCCTTCAAGCCAAATTTGTGCTCAGACATCTGGCAGTGGTTCCCAGGCCAAGGATGGTGTCCAGACCTTTCTGCCTAACTTCCAAGAAGGTTCGGACCCTGTCAACTGTTCACGGATCCTACTTCTTGCCTCCTTCTCCGCAGCATTTACTTCTGCTCTTACAATCTTGGCTTCAGTGCTCCGAAAATGTGGGCTGCTCTTCCACCCCTGGCTCCCTGGAGACCCCACCAGATATGTTCTCTTCTACTTTCATTCTGTCCACAGGATCCCAGCCCTTTCACGTCCTCTTTCGGGAACCAGAGGGCGCCATACTAgccgttgctgctgctaagtcgcttcagtcgtgtccgactctgtgcgaccccatagactgcagcccaccaggctccgccatccctgggattctccaggcaggaacactggagtgggttgccatttccttctccaatgcatgaaagtgaaaagtgaaagtgaagtcgttcagtcgtgtccgactcttctcgaccccatggactgtagcctaccaggctcccgtccatgggattttccaggcaagagtactggagtgggttgccattgccttctccgtataatatatatacatacatataattctGAGGCCTCAAAGCCAAAAGAACTTTAATGAAGAACCAAGCAAAACAAACCGACTCAAGTTCTAGGGATGTCCCGGGGTAGAGAAAGATGTCAAGGCGGTGGGAAGGCTGCCAGGGCTGGTTCACCAGCACCAGCGCCGTGTGGCGTCCTCTGGGCAAAGGAAGGTGCAGGCCTGCATTGGGTTTCTTCCCTGGTCACTGCGGAAGGTTTTGGAGCAGTCTAacggtgttggagagtcccttgcactacaaggagatccaaccagtccattctaaagatcagtcctgggtgttcattggaagggctgatggtaaagctgaagctccaatacttcggccatctcatgcgaagagttgtctcattggaaaagactctgatgctgggaaggattgggggcaggaggagaaggggacgacagaggatgagatggctagatggcatcaccgactccatggacatgagtttgggtgaactccgggagttggtgatggacagagaggcctggtgtgctgcaattcatggggtcgcaaagagtcggacacgactgagcgactgaactgaatggatcgGTGAGCTTCTCTCAAACGGTGATAAGGGCGCTCAGAGCGCAGTAATAGCAACCTTGGGTCTTCAGATCTAAAAGCAGTCAATTCATTAggataagaaaataaactcattCTTTCATTCGAAAGGCACCGCTGGGATTCGAACCCAGGATCTCCTGTTTACTAGACAGGCGCTTTAACCAACTAAGCCACGGCGCCAAAGACACACAAACATTTTCTAAGGGCGTATACACAAATTTACCACCGGAATCCTGGTCACAATTTACTTCTCTGAACTTAATTTTGATAAATCATTGTTTGACATCAAACATCCATTCAAGAGTTGCCCCCGatattgaaagaagaaaattaaagaccTCAACCTTAGCAAGAAGCGCATGGTTGGAGGGTGTCTGTGGTGCCGACCGGATCAATCAATCCCCGTAGAGGTCTAGGACAGAAGGCAGGTAATTGTAGAGCGCGTCCAAGAAGAAAAACGAGTGCGTAGTCGGCAGGATTCGAACCTGCGCGGGGAGACCCCAATGGATTTCTAGTCCATCGCCTTAACCACTCGGCCACGACTACATATGCGTTGTCGTGTTACTCACTCTCACCCTTTCTTAGTCTCCAAGTTCCGCACACACTTTATCTCTTTTATAATTCCGTGCTTCCCGGGCTAGGAGACTGCTCAGCAAGAACACCAAAAAGCAGAATTGTGATTGACTTCACACTGATGGCCCCGCCCCAACTTTCCGGGATGCTTCCCCCATTCTCTCGCCCGCCTCCAACAGCGCACTCTCAGGGAAGAACAGACGCGGAAGCTACCCTAAGCCCGGCGGAACGCCCTTCCAAGCCCTGGACTGAGCGGGCAATTTGGGTTTTGAAAAGCAGCGGGTTCGTTGTCGTTCGTGATTGGGAAGGTAACTAGCTCCAGGTACAAACTCCCGGGTATATTGGAAGGAGTAAATGTAGTCCACCGAATTGGTGGACCTCAAACTCCGGGCAATTGtgaacaacagggaagcctgtcgtgttgcagttcatagggtcgcagtcGGACACAAGTAAGCAAAAGTAGCCTTTCTGGCCCGTACGGGGATCGAACCCGCGACCTTGGCGTTATTAGCACCACGCtctaaccaactgagctaaccGGCCAGCTGCTTAAGTGTTGTTCTTTGAATGTATCATGGATCACTGAAGTACGGCAAACCCATTTTTTAAATCCTAAACCTTTGCTATGTAGCAGGCTCCAGAGACCTCTCAAACGCGAACTAAAACAGATTCCTAATGCGCACGAAGGACCGTGCTCTGCAAAGCGCTTGGAGATGTGGCTAGGCTCTACCTCTCGATGTAGCAAGCAGCTCCCAGGCAAGAAATGGCTGAACACCAAATGCATGAGCATCTTCAAATAACTACTCCTGCAACCCCTAATTCTGTAGGTTCTTCCTGCCGGTCTCGAGGTGTTAATCAAGAATTTGCGTTAGGTCTGGCCCAAAGGAAACCCACAATACTGACCCCCTGTCGGAGTTCCCACATCCGGGGTTCCTCACATGCCCCGCCTAACAATCGGTGCTTCCCTCTGGCCATAATCACCTTGTACTCAGCAACAACTCTAGGCCTGACTACTTCTTCGGGCCCACCTTCGCTAACCGAGGCCATCAGGGAATGTCTAACCTGCACTCTTCTCCCTAATTGACTCCCTGCACAGCCTGACTTCACTGGACCAGAAGTTCTTCTCCAAACCTGTTTTGGCACTGATGGCAAACAAGGCCAAAATGATGGTAAACGAAGGGTGGGTTGCCAGGTCATGAGGCCTGAGACCCACCTGAGTGAAAGCGAGAAACATCCCAAGAACTTTATTGTAGAGCAAGGAACCTGTCAGGAGCAAACCCATGAGGGGCAAGTCCCTGCCACAAAGACAGAACCCAGGTGCTCAGGACCACCTGTGAGTACAGGTACCTCGACACCTACTAGAGAGGAAAGGCAACAGCACTATGATTTCCACAATTTCCTCAAGGCAGGTTGGCATTAGAATACGGAGCAATAACAGCAgggtagtgttcttgcctggagaatcccagggaccggggagcctggtgggctgccgtctatggggtcgcacagagtcggacacgactgaagcgacttggcagcagcagcattttgtgAATCCAAGGATCTGGGGTCCTGGTTCAGTTTCAGAGAAGGTTAAGGGCCATGACCAGGGAAAGGAGTTGAAGCCCAGCCTCAAGATCTCCAGCCACTGCAGTTTCGGTTAGCAGGAGGAAACTAAGGCCCCCAGGGCATTGGGGTGCTCATGCTCCTGGATAGAGAGGCATGACAGTCGGATCTTGGGGTTCACTCGAGTCAGGAAAGGGGACTCCCCACACTGGAATCGCTGTAGCCGAGGAGCTTCTGagatgggaagagagaaaaacacaggTCCTGTGTATGTGATTTTCAGTCCCCACCCTCcgttctcctcccaacttcagaAATTCCCTGTCaatcccccctccctcttcctcttgtGACCCATCAATCTACATCCCTGCCCTTTGACCCTCACCTAATGGGATGATCTTGGAGGGTTTTCTCTCCAGCTCAAAAGAAAGCACCATAGGGCGGAGGACAGAGAAACTGGTACAGAGGGTCCAGAGGAAGAGGGTCAAGGGCTCATCCACCTCAGCTGAGGACTAGAAAGGGAAAGAGGTTTCATCAGGACTCAAGCTTCTAACCAAGCTCCCAGGAAAATGGCTATCTgagcccccacctcccagccacaTCTCACCTCAAGTTGGGCTCCAGGCCCTGTAAATTGCAAGGCCACTTTCCCCGGCCCTCGGACAAACTCGAGGAGGGAGGTCCACTCACTGGAACACAGCCCTAGAACTGCTGCCACTTGATGATTTCTACAGGTCACCACAGCTTCTGCAGTCCCATCCTCCACCAGGAGCCTGGGAGCGGGGGAGCGGGGGCGGTTAGGAAATAGAAACTCTGACAGCAAAACCCAGGGGGCCAGTCACCCAGACCCAACAGGAATCGCTCTACACCTTGTTAGCTCACTATACCCTCATCCattcattctaaaatatttattaagcaattcCCACCATTCAGGAATTGTGCTAACATCAGGACAGCAGACAGTCATGGAAATGGGGCAATGGGTGCCCACTTTGTGCTCTGCTCTCACCTGATGCTGGCCTGGCTTACAGATGTTTGAGTGGGGCAAGCGGGGCTCTGACGAGGACACCTTCCCTGGGATGAAGAAAGTGGTTGGCAAAATCCCCTCGCCCCCATCACAGCCCTCTTGGCACCCTGCACCCAGCTTAGCCTGTCCCCGCTCTTACCTGTGGGCAGATGCTGGTACAGTGTGCACACACCCAGAGGAGATGAAGGCTGAAGACAGAAACGACATGGCAAGAAGCAGTGGCCCGAAATGGGGCCTTGTCACCTTGCAGAAGTTCGCCAGGTAGATGTGGGGCAGGGGGGCACTAAAGAGAGAAGGGGGGTTCAAGAAACAGCCAACAGTGTTCTAAAAGCAGAGTTTGTCTGGAAGGACTCAGCAGGCGTGAGGACAGGGACAGTAGTGGCTTCTGTGCTCTCCTGGAAGCCCCAGggcctctcctttctttttttattttttaaattctctaagtatgaaaacacatttacaggagataTGGCAAATACAGAGCAAAGGTACATATAGGTCCACTATATActacaatttttttaagtagataaattaagtttttttggttggagtttcaatatcaaaatctaaaaaattaacagaatggacagaaaagtagaaggacaTAGTAGACTTGAAATACTCTATGAACCAAtttaacataattaagatttatataattttcacacaatagCAGGGTACAAATGCAAGTTCCCCAGGGCCCCCATTTATTTTGATTCTTGATCTCTGATTGTCATCGATTATTTCTCAGGCTTGAAAAACCAAGATATTAGCTAAGAAACATATTTGTATTTTGGATTGAAAACCCTTTAAAATCCCAGAACACTAAATCTTCCTGGGTAGAATGATATGTATGGACATTTTTCATTTGAAGCAGAGGAAATCCTTCTGACTACACACATTTTACTAGGAGGGGAGAAGCTTGGAGTTATGGGAAAAATTGCAGAGCCTGGAACAGGTGTGGGGTTCAGATGTGAGGCTGTAAGGTTTGGAGATGGGCTTTGGGCCACTGACCTGACCGTAGTATCTGGGGGGAAATGCAGGACCTGCACACAGGTTGACGACCGGAAGCAACAGTAAACGTTGTGGGACCTGCAGGTgcaggagggggagagaggaggaggagaaagaagtcaGTCTGAGGTAGGGGCTGGGACGGTGTCACAGGACGAGCCACTCCCCCTGAGGGACGTGCCCTGACCCTGGCACTATCAGCACagagggcagaggaagggaagggcTAGTCTGGAACATACTGCAGGGGCAAAGGGGCAAAGGGCATACACGGCAGAGAAACACAGCAGACCTAACAGCAAAGAGAAGCTGTCATCGCCACACAGGGAGGGCAAGCATTCAAGAGAAGCGcatcaggagggaggggaggccagGCCATCGACACAGGTCTTCACCTGGAAACCCTTTTCTCCAGCTGGTGGAAGTAGACTCGGGCTCCAGGAAGAAGTCCCAGTGGGGGCGGCAAGTGTGGGTCTTCAATATACACATCCAAGTGAGGAGGGAATTTGTAGTCAGCAGTCTCCAGAGCTACGGTGAGCTTCACACACCGTCTCACAGCCCCAGAGCTCCCTACAGGAGGAATGGGGAGGGGTTAGTGGTCCCTCTCAGGATCACTAGGTTCCACCACTCTATTTCTTACCCTTTACCCAAACAGGTGTTATTACCAGGCTTCATCCAGAGATGTGACACAATCTCAGCTGAAAAAGACACCAAGGAATCTGCAAAACTGGAGGGTCAGAGAAATAGAGTGAGAATGGAGTCAGATCCCAGGACAGAAAGGAGTTACAGTAGCTGCTAGAACTTTACCTATGAGGTCCTGGAAAGCCTTGAAATGTCTCAAACCAAATACTAAAAGTAACGGCTTATGGGAAAAACAGCGTTGTAGCAgatcactacacacacacaaacccaaaaCCCAATCCAGCTTTGTACACAGAGGCCTCACCAAAAAATACCCCAGCAAAGGTGAATCTCCACTTGCATTTACCCTAGAATCTCAGTCAGCCCATCATTCTCAGCTTTATACACTGGGGCCCGTGCCCCCTCCTTCAAATCATAGGTCCTTGAAAACCTGCACTTCTAGGGAAGTTTTGTAAAAGTTACACATATAATCCAAcatggtgtttgtttgtttgcttacaCAGGGGGAAGTATCTCTGCAGCATCTTCAACTGCACTGCAGCTGCCCCCAAAAAAGCTTACACAAGGAAAGTAAAGCTATTCCTGAAGCTATAAGCCAGTCAATTCTTGCACTAAAGGAAGGTCCTTCTCTAGAGATTTTTAGCTTTTGtccttgctttttttgtttgtttcttatatttccttttaCTGCTAAGCTTTGTTCTCAATTGTGAGAAAGCCTGCTCATGATAATGTCAGTGACATGCTGAGCCggggcgggggtaggggggcAGCGGTGGTAAACAGGTATGAAACACAGCTTCTATCTTACACCGCCATCCCTCCTCTAGGAGCTAAATCACATTCATGAAACACACACTGTAGCAGGAGACAGACAATTCATCCGACACAACCAcggcagaggaagagagagcagcCAAGCGAGCTGGAGGAACTGGTGGACATTTACTTGCCACTGAGCAGGTCAGTCAGTGAGGATTCAGGCAGTGTCGGGCGGATACCCAGCACCTCTGGGATGTCCTGAGAGCTTGCAAGTTCCACAGTCCATTCATCCTGGACAGTGAGGCAGGATGCACAGCCAGCCAGCTCCAGAGGATGCTGTGACACGCAGGATGAACCACCCTCCTCGAACAACATCAATGTCTGCCAGGAAATGGGGACATGACCATCTCCTAGTGTGTCCTGGTCTGGAGAGAGGTTCCTCACAAACTATGACCCAATTCTGTTTCCTCTCTGGGGCCTGACAAAGGAAGTGGTCTAGACACAGGCAGGCCTTCTATTTGATCTACATCCACCTTTCTTCCAGAAGACTTAGAACTTCCTTTCCAGACCGCAAGCCAAAATACCCTTCCCCTTTCTGGGGAAGGGTGTGGTGAAGTGGGGCACTCACGGGAGGGCCAGAAGCCACGAGCCGGTACACGTGCCCTGGGTGCAAGAACTCAAACCAGCGGACTGAGGAGCCAAGGAACAGAAGGAGGACCTGACAGGGAGAGCAGAGTCCCTCAGACGAGAGCTGGGGCTCAGGAGGACAGATCAGAGGTCCAAGACCCCAGTTTACCTTCTGATCTGAGTTTTCATCTTCCTTGGGTTCAGGTGGGCCCCATCCAgttccctccttcctctgggtGCCCCCAAGCCAGCTCCCTAATACATGGAAACTGAGGGTGGGCTGGGGCACCTCTGAACTGGCACTTGGGGGCACAGAGAAGTTCCTCTTCATCAGTGCCTCCTTGTGGGACAGCAAGAACAGCCGGCTCTGTTCTATGTGGGGACCCTCTGGAGGGGAAGGCTCTGTCCGAGGAGGTGTGGAGGAGGTGGCTGAGTGAAGGACGGGTCTGGGCACAGACAAGATCAGGGCATCAGCCAGAAGAAACTGGACATAGACTCTGTTGGGAGAGACAAGGAAGAGGTTTCTTAGCGATGCAGGCATTGTGCCCCAGTGTTCCACCCCCTGCATGGAGACTTCCCcttccacttccctggtggtgggaCCCAGAGGACAGCCACCACCCTAAGGACCTACCTGGCCTGCTTCTTCTGGATGAAGTCTGTGGTGCTCAGCTCCTTCCAAGAAGGGAAGCTGCTTCTGACATTCCTTTCTATGACCAACTGGAACCTGTCTGCCCTCACCAGGCAACCTGAGAGGAAGACAGTTTTCTATTTTGGCGAGAGGAGAAGACTGTGGGCTGGGCAGAGAAGCAGCCCACCCCACAGGTCTCACGCTCAATCCAGGCAGGAGCTGCATGCCTAACACAACGTGAAGGCCCAGGCCTGACCCCCATCTTGGAGGAGTGGTACCTCCAAGGTAGAAACTGTTCCATCAGCACAGCCAATCCCACCCCTGGCCCCCTAGGTTGAGAGGCCTGATTCTTTCTCATAAATCCCTAAAACACCTGTTCTGAGGTCTGAGAAGCTTTCCTCTCCAGGGTTTCCCTGGCTACAAGCCTCAATAACTCCAAGACCATTCCTCTTCCAAACTAGGGATATGAGAAATGCAAGCTGTCATCCTGGTGTGTCTGTGAGGAGTTACAGAGGGAGAAATGAATGTGGGAATTGTGATTCCGGCCGGGAACCCCTGGCTCCTTTACACCACCTGCCCATACCAGCCTCCCAAACCACTCCCCAGACTTGTTGATCAAAATAAGCCACTTGAGCATGTCTACTGAATCCTGGCAGAAGCTCTCTCCTACACTCCCCAGTTCAGAGACCCTCTTTCCCACTCCCATCATCTTCTCTCCACCACTGAACTCCAAACCTATGAGCCTGGGGTCAGTGAGGGGCTGCAAGGGCTGGGCCAGGAGTAGGCAGGACAGGGAACCGCTCTGGTCCCGAAGTCGCAGACACCCTTTACGAGATGAAGGCACCAGGATCCCAAGTAGTACCTGCAAGGAAATGAAGGCCTAGGTATCAAGTTTCACTAAACAACTACACAAAGcatctaccatgtgccaggcatagtGTTAACTGTTAGAGCTACAAAATGAACCACAAAGACATGATCTCAGAGCTTCAAGAATTTATCCTGAAGCGGGGTAGAAAGATTGGGGAAAATTCACCTGCATTCACACATTTAGCAGCCAGAGGGAAAGTTTACAGATCGAGGTTAGAGCCAGGAGACCATGGAGGACAAGACACAACAGGGGGTTTGGGTTTGACTTTATACACTCTGGGAGAAACAAGAGAAGGATTTAAATTAAGAGTTTTGTAAACCACGTTACATTTTACCCCACCCATTTCTAGTCATTGCAGGGGAGTGGATGAGAGGGGTCCAGGAAGAGATGGTGCGGTCTAGTAAGAAGGCTAGTGCCATCAAAATGACAAGGACTATGGTACGAGTAGTGAAAGTGGCAAACAGAGGAAGTCTCCAGACCTCTGCTGGAGCCACACTCACCGGGGCAGGGCGGAACGCAGAAGGCAGCAGACACTGCCAGGACCAGGCCAGGCGCTGATTGAGTTGCCAACTGGGCAAGTGCGAAGCCTCTGGGAGGGGCAGAAGGGTCTTAGGGTCAAAGGAGGCCCAGGCCCTGCGCTTCGCTTCCTCTTTCAGGAAGGCCAAAGTAGGGAAAAAGCAGGGAGTCTGCAGCTGGGTGTACTGTCCAAGAGACAAGACATCAGGTTACGTGTCCCCTGTGCCCCGGTGTCCCCCAGGGTGTTAGATCTGCCACCCATTCCCCAACATTTTCAGACCTTCTGGAGTGGACAGTGATGTGGCTCTTCAAGGATTTCGCTGTGTGTGTTCCGACCAGGGCAGCCAGGTGGAATAAGAACCTCCAAGATCGGGGCCAGGATCTGTAGTCCCAGGCTGGGGTCCCCAGGTGATGAATACTTCAGGAACTGGTGGTATCTCAGCACGTGAGGACACAGCCTTGGCCATGCAGAGAAGTAGAGTCACTTCCCCCAGAGGCTCTTCCAGAATATGGCTTCCCTGAGACGAAGTGGCCCAcccctcaccacctccccagccccaaTCCACGTCCTCCTCACTTGCAGGCCAGATCCTCCAGGGCCTTGGTGACCCACAGGTAGATGGGGAGTCCTAACTGATGCTCCCATACCAGCTGCtcatacagggaggcctgggggacttggtgggaaaactgagtctcaggCACCTGATGAGAGAAGCCGCGAAGCAGAACGGCACCACGAAGGCAGGGAGCTAATATGGGTCTTCTCGTCCCCCCGCCCACTGACTGCAGGAGGTGAACATCCTGGAGCTGCAGAGGCAGAAGAGGTGAAAAAGTAACTCAATGGTCCCAGACAGAGGTAAATGCAGTTTGCCACTGCCTGGCTCATAGGAAACACACAATTTCTCCTTTACAGGTTACTTCCCTCCAGTTCTGTCTTGCTTGCCATCATGACCCACTCCCCTGTGGTAAATAAGCCTTCACCTCCCAGGAGCCACACTCAGCCTTTCTGTGGGCCAGAGGGCTCACTGGGCTGCCTGAGGTCATCCTGGCCCCACACCTGTGCTTCAGCTCCAACATCTCCTCCTCCAGTGAGAAGGTCCTTCTAGAAAGGAGATGCTCTGGACCCACCTGCTCCTCCCAGGGCCCCAATCTCCACTCCTGATCTGAGCTCTCGTCcaaatcattatttacaaaagcaccTTGCACTCcaatacatttaattatttttataattttgttgtagGGGTGTCGACCTGCTCAAAAAAAAAGACCAACCCATAAAGGTAAGAGAGTCTCTCTTTGTCACCAGCCCTGACCCCCTCACATACCTCCAGACGGACTCCTGGTCGCACCACCCTCCTGAGGCCACGGAACTGCTGGTAGGCGAGGCAGAGCTCCAGCTTCCTGTCCAGCTCATAGAGGCCCGCAGGTTGATTCAGCGTGTCAGTGACCATTCCCTGCAAAAAAGCCGAAGAGCCAGGTGATCCCCAGGCCCTTCCTCTTTGAAGACCCCACaattcctgccccctccccccaccc from Bos mutus isolate GX-2022 chromosome 19, NWIPB_WYAK_1.1, whole genome shotgun sequence encodes:
- the CTC1 gene encoding LOW QUALITY PROTEIN: CST complex subunit CTC1 (The sequence of the model RefSeq protein was modified relative to this genomic sequence to represent the inferred CDS: inserted 1 base in 1 codon), which gives rise to MAGCRPGVPGSEQAWLEVAQAFIQETLCPPGKEPDVQLAQLVIDCVKTTWLSQGTSQGLTLPLSYSFVSVKDLRTHQRLPCCSHLSWSSTVYQAWAQEAGPRGVPLPRERLLLLGTLTDLSGNLEQECRNGSLYIRDNTGALDCELIDLDLSWLGHLFLFPSWSYLPSPMKSPGEGHVELWGTPVPVFPLTISPGPLTPIPVVYPEMASRLLRYRSKHRNVQPNLAGNLIRFSALVKSQKKAYFVLFLGGSSPAGTQVSVIVQVPAQLVWHRALCPGRAYVLTELRVSKLPGHRYRVWMTSTSSQLLPLKPECVRELELELTGVPLEADPQSLPRPSSPQDKKCPGPDCLVRDSILLSYTGMVTDTLNQPAGLYELDRKLELCLAYQQFRGLRRVVRPGVRLELQDVHLLQSVGGGTRRPILAPCLRGAVLLRGFSHQVPETQFSHQVPQASLYEQLVWEHQLGLPIYLWVTKALEDLACKLCPHVLRYHQFLKYSSPGDPSLGLQILAPILEVLIPPGCPGRNTHSEILEEPHHCPLQKYTQLQTPCFFPTLAFLKEEAKRRAWASFDPKTLLPLPEASHLPSWQLNQRLAWSWQCLLPSAFRPAPVLLGILVPSSRKGCLRLRDQSGSLSCLLLAQPLQPLTDPRLIGCLVRADRFQLVIERNVRSSFPSWKELSTTDFIQKKQARVYVQFLLADALILSVPRPVLHSATSSTPPRTEPSPPEGPHIEQSRLFLLSHKEALMKRNFSVPPSASSEVPQPTLSFHVLGSWLGGTQRKEGTGWGPPEPKEDENSDQKVLLLFLGSSVRWFEFLHPGHVYRLVASGPPTLMLFEEGGSSCVSQHPLELAGCASCLTVQDEWTVELASSQDIPEVLGIRPTLPESSLTDLLSGNFADSLVSFSAEIVSHLWMKPGSSGAVRRCVKLTVALETADYKFPPHLDVYIEDPHLPPPLGLLPGARVYFHQLEKRVSRSHNVYCCFRSSTCVQVLHFPPDTTVSAPLPHIYLXELLQGDKAPFRATASCHVVSVFSLHLLWVCAHCTSICPQGRCPRQSPACPTQTSVSQASIRLLVEDGTAEAVVTCRNHQVAAVLGLCSSEWTSLLEFVRGPGKVALQFTGPGAQLESSAEVDEPLTLFLWTLCTSFSVLRPMVLSFELERKPSKIIPLEAPRLQRFQCGESPFLTRVNPKIRLSCLSIQEHEHPNALGALVSSC